In Candidatus Eisenbacteria bacterium, the DNA window TTGAGGGAATGTACCGTTCCGATATGATTTTGGTGGTTTGATCAATGAGGATCGAAGTTCCAAGGATGGAGAGGATCAAACTCAGGCGATATTTAAGATTTCTTCCCGGCATTTCCATACTCTGCATACCTTCAACCTCGGTTCATACTTGAACTGGCTTGGGCGGCGCGGGGAAGATCCCCCTTGAGGCGGTCCAAACGCAGGCGATGTCGGGCATCGAACAATCTGTGCGACGCCAGCCAAATAGTCAGTATTGTTCCGAATCCTGTGCCCGCCGTGATGAGAAACATAATAAGGATTTGGTATTTCACCGCTTCCACAGGCGGGCTTCCAGCCAGAATTTGACCGGTCATCATCCCCGGAAGACTGACAAGTCCCGCGGCCGACATGGCATTGATCATTGGGATCATACCGGTTCGCAAGCATTCACGACGGATGTCGGAAATAGCCTGACTCCTCGTATGACCCAGCATCAACCGTTGCTCGATGACCATGCGCTGCTGCCAGGCGCTCTGCGTCAGGCGGTCCGTCGCCAGCGCGATCCCGTTCATAGTATTGCCCAGCATCATACCGAGAAGGGGGATCGCATATTGCGGCGTATACCACGGATCGGGCTTGATGATGAGATTCAGGGCGAGGATGGTAATGGCGAAGGAGGAGATGAACATTGAAGAGGATCCGACACCGTAACCCCGCCATCCGGCCAGCGGCCGCTTTTGCCGTGAAACCACCTCGCGGCCGGCCGCCGCGAGCATGATCAAGGCCATGAGGGCGACCCATCCCAGGTGGATATGGGCAAAGAGCGCCTTGAGCACCCATCCGATCAGAAGCAATTGTACCGTGGTGCGCAGCGCCGCGATGAGAATTTGCCGGCCGACACCGAGACGGATCCAGGCGCTGAGACCAGCCAATCCCAAAATGAGGAGCGCGGCAACGCTCAGGTCGACGGCCGATAGGGAGATGACATTCATCGTTTCGACGACTCCGTGAGCTGTTTCCCTGAAAATGTAAAAGCTCTATCTGCGATTCGGTGAATCTGATCCGGATCGTGGCTGACCCAGATGACCGGCGCCTCCATCTTGTGTTTGTATTCTGCGACCATGAGTTCCACTTCCTTTGCATTGGCGGCGTCGAGGCCGGAGGTCGGCTCATCGAGGAGCAGTACCATCGGCTCATTCTCGAGAAGCCTGAGAAAGGAGAGGCGCTGGCGCTCCCCAGTGGAGAGCCGGCGGATCGCCCAGTTCATTACATCCACATCGAAACCAAGACGGTTCAAGCAATCACCTTGAACATTCGGCATGTGCGGGCCGACATGATCAAACCACCAGCCGCTCTCGGCCGGGAGGAGGCTGACACGGCGCCGCCAATCCGGCGCGTCGAAACTTTCACAAGCCTTGTCATTCAGAAAAATCCGCCCTTCGTGGAGGTCGAGATCGGCGATCGACCGCAGCATCATCGTCTTCCCGGAACCAGAGGGTCCGGAGAGGGCGATACATTCACCCGGTTCAATACTGAGATTGATAGGTTCGAGGTCGAGGAATCGAAGCGCCTCGATCCGAAAGCAGCTCAATGGAAAGGTCTCCTTATGACGGATAAATCGGCGCGAATCCCCCATCAGTCGATTCCAGGGATCCTCGGGCGCTGTAGGGCCCCGGTCCTTTGCGGCTCCGGCACCCTGTTTTTCCGGATCGAAATGATCACTCCGGTACTCTACCATTCCCGAATGAGATCTCCCAGGGTGCTGTTGTCCCGCCGGCCCGCCAATACTTCATCTCCTGAAAGCTCATCTTGTCCTGCGGCTCATCCTCAGGGAGAATCGAGACCAACCTGAAAGAAGTGATTTTCGGGTCTCACCTCCAGCATCCGGCAACTTCCGGTGCGGGAGGGATTTTATGGCGATTCAGGCCTTGGAACGATAGGCCCCATATCAAGTTACCTTGATTTTGAACCGATCAGAAGTGAAGAGCCTGGCGAGCCTGTCAGGCAAGTCAACTGAGGAACCGATGCATATTTTGTATCTCGCCCAATTCTACAATGAGCCCACCGATCCTGGGGGCGGGCGGCATTATGCGTTTACGCGGGCATTGATTGGACGCGGGCATCAGGTGACCCTCGTGACGGGGCAGGAAAACTATAGAACGGGAACGATTTCCGAACGGTATACGGGGCGCCTGGTTCATCGCGAGGAGAAGGAGGGCGTGACCCTTCTGCGCACCTGGGTGCTCACCGGTCACCGCCGCCGGTTCGCCCTACGGTATATCAATCAACTTTCATTTTTGCTGACCGGTCTATGGGCCGGCGCGCGGGTCAAACCCAAGCCGGATCTTATCGTCGCTTCATCACCCCCCCTCTTCGTCGGCATTGCCGGAGCCCTGTTGTCAAAATTCCACCGGTCGCCCTTGATTACAGATATTAGAGATCTGTGGCCGGAATCTGTGGTGGCGATGGGCCTTCCCGTACACCCCCTCATGGTGAAGAGCGGATATAAAATGGCCCGATGGATCTACCGCAGCAGCCGGCGGATGATTGCTGTGACCGAAGGAATATGCTCCGGTCTTCAGAAGCAGGGCAAGCGCCTGGACGAGATTACTCTGATTCCGAATGGTGTTGATCTTGGAATTTATGAAAACATTCCTGATGCCGCCGAAGCCGTCCGTGATCAGGAGACAGCCGGGAAATTCGTCTGCATTTATGTGGGGGGGATGGGGCCGGTTCACAATGTGGGGACTTTGGTGGAGACGGCGGCGCGGTTGCGGGATAATCCAAAGATACACTTTTTATTGATTGGGGATGGGCCGGAAAAGAATTTGCTTGTACAAAAATCGAAAGAGATGGGTTTGAACAATGTAACTTTTCGCCCGGCAGTGCCGAAACAGGAAGTGCCCGCGACACTTGCATCCGCCGATCTCTGTATTTACTCCCTGCGCAATGATCCATTCTTCCGCGGGACCTTCCCGAACAAGAATTTTGATTATATGGCAAGCGGCCGCCCGCTGGTGCTTGCTGTTGAAGGGGAATCGCGGCGGCTTGTGGAAGAGGCCGGCGCGGGGTTCGTCGTGACACCTGAGTCGGCCGATGAAATGGCCGATGCGATTTTGCGGATGGTGTCACTACCGCCGGAGGAGCGGGAAGCGATGGGTCGGCGGGGTCGTGAGCATGTCTTAAGGCATTATCATCGCCGTATGCTGAGCGACCGTTTTGTTGATCTGGTAGAGTCGGTCGGAGCGGGTTCCCGGGGCGGGAATCGTGAAGCTTCCGCGTCTGGAGATCGGTCCGCTTTCTCTGGGAGAGATTGAGCCGGTGAAGGACCTGGATGATGCGGCCGAAAGAAACCGGGAAATGTGGAAACGCCGGGTCGAAGAGGGGATGTTGTACACCCGTCCCTGGTTGGATCTTGATCCCGCGGTTCTGCATGCGTTCATCCGCAAGGAAATCGATGAACTGCCTGACCCCTGCTCCTATATCTATCCTTCCGAGGTTCTAGAGAACGTTGAAGGCAAAGAAGTGCTGTGTCTCGCTTCGGGCGGGGGACAACAGTCCGCCGTCTTCGGCCTCCTCGGCGCCCATGTGCATGTTGTCGATTTGTCACCGGAGCAACTGGAGGGCGACCGCAAGGCGGCGAAGCATTACGGATATCCCATTGTCACAATCGAAGCCGATATGCGCCGGCTGTCAATTTTGGAGAATGAATCCATTGATTTGATCTACCAGGCGATATCCCTTCCTTTTGTGCCTGATGCCCGCGATGTATATCGAGAGGCCGCCCGTCTTTTGAAACCGGAAGGCCGATATCGCGTCGGGCATTGCAATCCAGCGACCTATGGTGTCGACCCCACTTTCTGGAATGGTGAGTTTCATAAAATCAAGACGCCCTACCACGGCGGCGGTGAAGGCGCAGGGCAACGGACACGGGCAAGCATGGATCGCCTGGGAGAGAATGACCGGGATATGATTCTATGAAAAGAGATGACTACACGGCCTTCAACAGAAAAGCTTGGAATCAGGCCGAGCCGATTCATCGCAAACAGAACTTTGAAAGGCTGCTTCAGGATTTTAAGAAGGCGGGCTATAACCAGCTTGACAAGACAGCCACAGAACTTTTGCAGGCCATCGGCCTGGCCGGCAAGAGTGTGGCCCAGGTTTGCTGCAACAACGGAAGAGAGCTTCTCTCCGTCAAGAATTTGGGCGCGAAAAGATGTACGGGGTTTGATATTTCAGAACGTTTTATCGCCCAAGCCCGGGAGCTGGCCGATGCCGGGGGAATCGATTGTGAATTTGTTTCCTGTGATGCCTATCATGTCCCTTCCCAATACAATGAATCATTCGATCTTGTGTTTTGCACCGTCGGGACGCTTGGCTGGATGCCCGAGCTGGACAAGTTTTTTGACGTGGTGAAGCGGCTGCTGGTTTCCAACGGCCGGCTTTTCCTTTACGAGATGCATCCGATTTTAGATATGTTCGATCCAGAAGAATCAAAAGATCCTCTCCAGATCCGCCATTCCTATTTCCGGAAAGAGCCCTTTGCCGATACCACGGGATTGGATTACTACGGCCATGAGCGATACGAATCCGTGCCGCAATATTGGTTTCCTCATACAATGGCGGAAATCTTGTCTCTTTGCTTGCGCGGGGGCTTTCGCCTGGAGGCCTTCCGGGAATATGACCATGACATTTCTAATGCCTATGCTCATTTCGAAAAATTCGATGCCAGGCCGCCATTGTCCTATTCATTGACGGCGGTGTTGGAAAAGGAAAACTCTGATTCCCGGAATAGCGGCCGTAAATAGCAAATCCTGAATGGGATTTATCAGGCAATCCGGCGGCGGGCCGGCAGCTTCAAACTCTTTCGCAAATGATCAGATGATGGGTCGATCACAAAATTCTTTGATCCCTCTTCGCTCAGCCTGACAACCAGCGTCTTGAGGAGATCGGGGCTGAAGTAATGCTGCATCTGATCCTGCATCAATCGAATCGCCGCAAAGGAGTTGAGGGCTTTGCGGTAAGATTTGTTGGTTGTCAAATTGTCAAAGGTATCGACAAGGCTCGTGATTTTTGCGTAGGGATGGATTCTTTCGGCCTTTAATCCGTGGGGGTACCCCGTTCCCGCGCAATTTTCATGATGCTGATGGATAATATCAATCGTCGATGGCTTCGGATCCGGGAAACGCTTCAGGATATCAACACCGAGCCTGGGGTGTGTTTGGAGGATTTTCCACTCCTCTTCCGTCAAGCGGTCGCCTTTCCGGAGAATGTTCGGATCAATTTCCGATTTCCCCAAATCATGCATGAGAAGACCGGCTCCCAACTCCCTTAATTCCCAGGTGTCAAGCCCAACCGATTGCCCTAATGCGATGCCGTAAACGCAGACATTCACAGAGTGCGAATAGACGCGGTAATCAGCCGACATCAAATTGATTAAACTTGTGAGATGAGCGGGGTTCTTCAGCAAATGCGTGACCGTATTATTGACGATACCGTGAGCTCGTTTCAGGCTTTTCTTGATCCATGGTTTCTCAAATATTTCTTGCGCTAAATGGGTGGCGCAATCGTAGACGATCTTTGATCTTTCTAGATTTGAAAGGCGGTCATCATCAATGATTTCACCAAGATTGTTTTCCAGGTAGCGAAGATACCGGAACCGATCTGCGGCATCGATATGAATGGCCTTGACCCTGCTCTGGTTAAGCTTGGTCCTGTGCTCTTCATTAAAGGGAAGATCGCCCCGTCGATAGAGAACATATTTGCCGCTTTGTTGGTTCTGCAGATAAATATCAAATTCGGTTACCGTGTCAATGCGGAGACTATCGATAGGGATGGCTATGTAATCCTTATCTTTATCAATAGCCAATTTCTTGAGAGGGTTGTCGTCCGCGGAGTGATTATTAAAGTCGGTATTGTTAGGGACCTTTCCGCTGATGTCATTTCGTTGCTGTTCGGGCATTGAACACTCCCAAAGAAGCGAACCTCTCTGATCCTTGAGAGATCGCACATCCAATCAGAAGGTGGAAACATTCGATTCCGGTTGAATCCGGCCGGCCTCAAGCCGGCGGGTTTAACCAGGCAAGATCAAGCCCGTGCCGGACTTAAAGCTCTTTCTCTAGAGTTCGGCGGATCTCGGAGGAACATGAG includes these proteins:
- a CDS encoding class I SAM-dependent methyltransferase — encoded protein: MKLPRLEIGPLSLGEIEPVKDLDDAAERNREMWKRRVEEGMLYTRPWLDLDPAVLHAFIRKEIDELPDPCSYIYPSEVLENVEGKEVLCLASGGGQQSAVFGLLGAHVHVVDLSPEQLEGDRKAAKHYGYPIVTIEADMRRLSILENESIDLIYQAISLPFVPDARDVYREAARLLKPEGRYRVGHCNPATYGVDPTFWNGEFHKIKTPYHGGGEGAGQRTRASMDRLGENDRDMIL
- the fetB gene encoding iron export ABC transporter permease subunit FetB, translating into MNVISLSAVDLSVAALLILGLAGLSAWIRLGVGRQILIAALRTTVQLLLIGWVLKALFAHIHLGWVALMALIMLAAAGREVVSRQKRPLAGWRGYGVGSSSMFISSFAITILALNLIIKPDPWYTPQYAIPLLGMMLGNTMNGIALATDRLTQSAWQQRMVIEQRLMLGHTRSQAISDIRRECLRTGMIPMINAMSAAGLVSLPGMMTGQILAGSPPVEAVKYQILIMFLITAGTGFGTILTIWLASHRLFDARHRLRLDRLKGDLPRAAQASSSMNRG
- a CDS encoding ATP-binding cassette domain-containing protein yields the protein MSCFRIEALRFLDLEPINLSIEPGECIALSGPSGSGKTMMLRSIADLDLHEGRIFLNDKACESFDAPDWRRRVSLLPAESGWWFDHVGPHMPNVQGDCLNRLGFDVDVMNWAIRRLSTGERQRLSFLRLLENEPMVLLLDEPTSGLDAANAKEVELMVAEYKHKMEAPVIWVSHDPDQIHRIADRAFTFSGKQLTESSKR
- a CDS encoding glycosyltransferase family 4 protein, producing MKSLASLSGKSTEEPMHILYLAQFYNEPTDPGGGRHYAFTRALIGRGHQVTLVTGQENYRTGTISERYTGRLVHREEKEGVTLLRTWVLTGHRRRFALRYINQLSFLLTGLWAGARVKPKPDLIVASSPPLFVGIAGALLSKFHRSPLITDIRDLWPESVVAMGLPVHPLMVKSGYKMARWIYRSSRRMIAVTEGICSGLQKQGKRLDEITLIPNGVDLGIYENIPDAAEAVRDQETAGKFVCIYVGGMGPVHNVGTLVETAARLRDNPKIHFLLIGDGPEKNLLVQKSKEMGLNNVTFRPAVPKQEVPATLASADLCIYSLRNDPFFRGTFPNKNFDYMASGRPLVLAVEGESRRLVEEAGAGFVVTPESADEMADAILRMVSLPPEEREAMGRRGREHVLRHYHRRMLSDRFVDLVESVGAGSRGGNREASASGDRSAFSGRD
- a CDS encoding class I SAM-dependent methyltransferase, with protein sequence MKRDDYTAFNRKAWNQAEPIHRKQNFERLLQDFKKAGYNQLDKTATELLQAIGLAGKSVAQVCCNNGRELLSVKNLGAKRCTGFDISERFIAQARELADAGGIDCEFVSCDAYHVPSQYNESFDLVFCTVGTLGWMPELDKFFDVVKRLLVSNGRLFLYEMHPILDMFDPEESKDPLQIRHSYFRKEPFADTTGLDYYGHERYESVPQYWFPHTMAEILSLCLRGGFRLEAFREYDHDISNAYAHFEKFDARPPLSYSLTAVLEKENSDSRNSGRK
- a CDS encoding HD domain-containing protein — protein: MPEQQRNDISGKVPNNTDFNNHSADDNPLKKLAIDKDKDYIAIPIDSLRIDTVTEFDIYLQNQQSGKYVLYRRGDLPFNEEHRTKLNQSRVKAIHIDAADRFRYLRYLENNLGEIIDDDRLSNLERSKIVYDCATHLAQEIFEKPWIKKSLKRAHGIVNNTVTHLLKNPAHLTSLINLMSADYRVYSHSVNVCVYGIALGQSVGLDTWELRELGAGLLMHDLGKSEIDPNILRKGDRLTEEEWKILQTHPRLGVDILKRFPDPKPSTIDIIHQHHENCAGTGYPHGLKAERIHPYAKITSLVDTFDNLTTNKSYRKALNSFAAIRLMQDQMQHYFSPDLLKTLVVRLSEEGSKNFVIDPSSDHLRKSLKLPARRRIA